A stretch of Motacilla alba alba isolate MOTALB_02 chromosome 18, Motacilla_alba_V1.0_pri, whole genome shotgun sequence DNA encodes these proteins:
- the GLP2R gene encoding glucagon-like peptide 2 receptor isoform X1, producing the protein MGMVTLFALCSSMGLWSRIAPTSASSLMILFLVKQYFHSQAKGSLLEKTTTGWNKYKQECLKMLQESSVDSGVHCNGTFDQFVCWPYSPPGNVSVPCPSYLPWLENGSVGHVYRVCLDEGIWQTKENSTDIWRDSSECSEKNHFQKNEEEHKLLTTLQLLYTIGYYFSLISLVLALLILSLLRKLHCTRNYIHMNLFASFILRAAAVLIKDSVYYNIYSKRPNDESGWILYLSPEIVIICRTAQFFMHYFVGANYFWLLVEGIYLHTLLITVVLSERRLLQTYIVIGWVVPILFVGPWGISRSKLENTGCWGTNEHMGIWWIIRGPMLFSIAVNFVIFLKILRMLISKLKAQQMTFHDYKYRLARSTLVLIPLLGIHEFVFTFITDEQVEGLSRHIRLFIQLTMSSFHGFLVAVLYCFANGEVKAELQKQWSRFLLADPLGCKLCFLGENIKYLRKCSQKRKKQHLSSGRHHFCLEVSKPWELQLQKVLGRQSPGAKAGPPQMSMSDSSEGEVTTAETTEEVFEESEI; encoded by the exons ATGGGCATGGTGACACTTTTTGCTCTCTGTTCCAGCATGGGACTCTGGTCCAGGATAGCTCCAACATCTGCCAGCTCTCTCATGATACTGTTCCTTGTGAAGCAG TATTTCCACTCCCAGGCCAAAGgttctctgctggaaaaaaccACAACTGGATGGAACAAATACAAACAGGAATGCTTGAAAATGCTGCAGGAATCATCTGTAGACAGTG GAGTGCATTGCAACGGGACATTTGATCAATTTGTTTGCTGGCCTTACTCACCCCCAGGAAACGTCTCTGTCCCTTGTCCTTCATATTTGCCATGGCTGGAAAATG GAAGTGTAGGACATGTATACAGAGTCTGCTTGGATGAAGGGATTTggcaaacaaaggaaaattccACAGACATTTGGCGGGATAGTTCAGAATGTTCTGAGAAAAAtcatttccaaaaaaat GAAGAAGAACATAAACTGCTCACCACATTGCAGCTGTTATACACCATTGGATATTACTTTTCTCTCATCTCACTGGTATTAGCTCTGCTCATACTTTCTTTACTCAG AAAACTTCACTGCACCAGAAACTACATCCACATGAATTTATTCGCGTCCTTCATCTTGCGTGCTGCGGCAGTTCTTATCAAGGACTCTGTGTACTACAATATTTACTCAAAAAGGCCGAATGATGAAAGTGGATGGATATTGTACCTCAGCCCAGAG ATTGTCATCATTTGCAGGACTGCCCAGTTTTTCATGCATTACTTTGTTGGGGCAAATTACTTCTGGCTGCTGGTGGAAGGCATTTATCTGCATACCCTGTTGATAACTGTGGTGCTCTCTGAAAGAAGGCTGCTGCAGACTTACATTGTGATAGGATGGG ttgTTCCAATCCTGTTTGTGGGCCCGTGGGGAATAAGCAGATCCAAACTGGAGAACACTGG GTGCTGGGGAACAAATGAGCACATGGGGATCTGGTGGATCATCCGAGGACCAATGTTGTTTTCCATTGCA GTTAACTTTGTCATCTTCTTAAAAATTCTCAGAATGCTGATTTCCAAACTGAAAGCTCAGCAAATGACCTTCCACGACTACAAATACAG attgGCAAGATCTACACTTGTGCTGATTCCACTGTTGGGGATCCACGAATTTGTATTTACCTTCATCACTGATGAACAGGTGGAAGGGCTTTCAAGACATATCAGACTTTTCATTCAGCTGACAATGAGCTCATTTCAT GGATTTTTGGTAGCAGTTCTCTATTGCTTTGCTAATGGAGAG gtgaaagcagagctgcagaagcagtgGTCCCGTTTCCTGCTGGCAGATCCCTTGGGCTGCAAGCTCTGCTTTCTAGGGGAAAACATCAAATACCTCCGGAAATGTtcccagaaaaggaaaaagcagcaccTGAGCAGCGGCAGGCACCACTTCTGCCTGGAGGTGAGcaagccctgggagctgcagctgcagaaggtgctggggaggcagagcccaggggccAAGGCAGGCCCTCCCCAGATGAGCATGTCTGACAGCAGCGAGGGAGAGGTCACCACTGCAGAGACCACCGAGGAGGTCTTTGAGGAAAGTGAAATTTAG
- the GLP2R gene encoding glucagon-like peptide 2 receptor isoform X2, which produces MGMVTLFALCSSMGLWSRIAPTSASSLMILFLVKQYFHSQAKGSLLEKTTTGWNKYKQECLKMLQESSVDSGSVGHVYRVCLDEGIWQTKENSTDIWRDSSECSEKNHFQKNEEEHKLLTTLQLLYTIGYYFSLISLVLALLILSLLRKLHCTRNYIHMNLFASFILRAAAVLIKDSVYYNIYSKRPNDESGWILYLSPEIVIICRTAQFFMHYFVGANYFWLLVEGIYLHTLLITVVLSERRLLQTYIVIGWVVPILFVGPWGISRSKLENTGCWGTNEHMGIWWIIRGPMLFSIAVNFVIFLKILRMLISKLKAQQMTFHDYKYRLARSTLVLIPLLGIHEFVFTFITDEQVEGLSRHIRLFIQLTMSSFHGFLVAVLYCFANGEVKAELQKQWSRFLLADPLGCKLCFLGENIKYLRKCSQKRKKQHLSSGRHHFCLEVSKPWELQLQKVLGRQSPGAKAGPPQMSMSDSSEGEVTTAETTEEVFEESEI; this is translated from the exons ATGGGCATGGTGACACTTTTTGCTCTCTGTTCCAGCATGGGACTCTGGTCCAGGATAGCTCCAACATCTGCCAGCTCTCTCATGATACTGTTCCTTGTGAAGCAG TATTTCCACTCCCAGGCCAAAGgttctctgctggaaaaaaccACAACTGGATGGAACAAATACAAACAGGAATGCTTGAAAATGCTGCAGGAATCATCTGTAGACAGTG GAAGTGTAGGACATGTATACAGAGTCTGCTTGGATGAAGGGATTTggcaaacaaaggaaaattccACAGACATTTGGCGGGATAGTTCAGAATGTTCTGAGAAAAAtcatttccaaaaaaat GAAGAAGAACATAAACTGCTCACCACATTGCAGCTGTTATACACCATTGGATATTACTTTTCTCTCATCTCACTGGTATTAGCTCTGCTCATACTTTCTTTACTCAG AAAACTTCACTGCACCAGAAACTACATCCACATGAATTTATTCGCGTCCTTCATCTTGCGTGCTGCGGCAGTTCTTATCAAGGACTCTGTGTACTACAATATTTACTCAAAAAGGCCGAATGATGAAAGTGGATGGATATTGTACCTCAGCCCAGAG ATTGTCATCATTTGCAGGACTGCCCAGTTTTTCATGCATTACTTTGTTGGGGCAAATTACTTCTGGCTGCTGGTGGAAGGCATTTATCTGCATACCCTGTTGATAACTGTGGTGCTCTCTGAAAGAAGGCTGCTGCAGACTTACATTGTGATAGGATGGG ttgTTCCAATCCTGTTTGTGGGCCCGTGGGGAATAAGCAGATCCAAACTGGAGAACACTGG GTGCTGGGGAACAAATGAGCACATGGGGATCTGGTGGATCATCCGAGGACCAATGTTGTTTTCCATTGCA GTTAACTTTGTCATCTTCTTAAAAATTCTCAGAATGCTGATTTCCAAACTGAAAGCTCAGCAAATGACCTTCCACGACTACAAATACAG attgGCAAGATCTACACTTGTGCTGATTCCACTGTTGGGGATCCACGAATTTGTATTTACCTTCATCACTGATGAACAGGTGGAAGGGCTTTCAAGACATATCAGACTTTTCATTCAGCTGACAATGAGCTCATTTCAT GGATTTTTGGTAGCAGTTCTCTATTGCTTTGCTAATGGAGAG gtgaaagcagagctgcagaagcagtgGTCCCGTTTCCTGCTGGCAGATCCCTTGGGCTGCAAGCTCTGCTTTCTAGGGGAAAACATCAAATACCTCCGGAAATGTtcccagaaaaggaaaaagcagcaccTGAGCAGCGGCAGGCACCACTTCTGCCTGGAGGTGAGcaagccctgggagctgcagctgcagaaggtgctggggaggcagagcccaggggccAAGGCAGGCCCTCCCCAGATGAGCATGTCTGACAGCAGCGAGGGAGAGGTCACCACTGCAGAGACCACCGAGGAGGTCTTTGAGGAAAGTGAAATTTAG